The DNA window GAACAGCTTCGCCTCCTTGGTGAAGAGGTGCGCCAGCTCGGCGTTTCGGAGAAGTGCCTTCGAGGGGATGCAGCCGACGTTCAGGCAGACACCGCCCCAGTACTTCTTCTCGATGATGGCAGTGCTCAGTCCGAGTTGTGCCGCGCGGATAGCAGCGACGTACCCACCGGGACCGGCTCCGAGGACAACGACGTCATAGTGTGAGGTCACGATTCACCAGGATAGTCCCGTCCTGAATCCCTGTCTTCAGACGGTCCAGTTACTCACTGGTAGCCTGCCGCGACGCGTCGGAAGTTTCCGCCGTACACAGCCGAAACAGCGGTCTCGTCGAACCCCCGCTCACGCAGCACCGCCGGCAGTGTGACGACATCCTCGGGCGGAACCCACTGCAGCGGGCCGTAGCGGGTGTACTCCTCGGAGAACGCCTCCGGATTCGCCGCAAGTTCGGTGTTGAAATCCTCTGCGTCGAACGAGTAGTCGGAGCCGATTCCGATGTGGTCGATCCCAAGCAGCTCCACGCCGTACTCGATGTGATCGGCCATCGCCTGCACACGGCGAAGCCCCTCGTCCGGGCCGTTCGCGCCGAGGAAGATCCCGACGCCGTTGATGCCGACGACTCCCCCGGTCCTCGCGCATTCGATGGCCTGCTCGTCGGTGATGTTGCGCGGATGTCGCCACAGCGCAGCGAAATTCGAGTGGCTGTAGATCATCGGCCGCTCCGTCGTCGACGCGATGTCGAGGCCGGTGCGGATGGAGCAGTGCGAACCGTCGACGAGCATTCCCGTGCGGTTCATCTCCTGAACCAGGTCGCGGCCGTACGACGTCAGGCCGGTGTCGTCGACATCGAGGCAGCCGGACCCTGCCGCGTTGGCGTAGTTGTACGTGGGCAGCATCGACCTGACGCCGAGGTCGTAGAAGTGACGGACGTTGTCGAGGTCGCCCTCGATCGGCCGGGAATCCTCCAGGTCGAAAGCGAGCGTCGTCATGCCCTGCTCGCCGGGCTCGACCTGCTCGACCATCCGAAATCGACTGTCTGCAAGAGCCTTCCGCCGGAAGTCTTCACACAGCGCCGTGGAGTCTGACTTCGAGTGCGGCGAGTATCCGACATTGACGGACACGTAGCTCCCCAGCGGATACCTCGCCAGCTCCGCGACGTCGGCCGTCTCGACCAGCGGCAGACAGGAGTGCTGTTCCCACAGGTTCATATCGCGCTTCCCCCCTTGACGACGAGCACCACCGACACCAGTCCGAGAACAACGTAGATGATCGCCGAACTGTGCTCGACCAGCCAGGTTCGCCACGCCTGTTGCACTGCAGCGGCTCGTGCGCCCGATCGAGCCAGCACCAGCAGCGGTGTCACCACTCCCAATGTGGCGACACCTACCCACACCACTGCCACCAGGACTGCTTCTACACCGTGAAGTCCCAGCAACGTCAGCTCGGCCACTGCAACGGTGACCAGCATGTAGTTCGGCACCCACAACCCAAGCACGAAGGCCGCCACGATCCCGATGCGATCGAGTCCGCGAAGCCACTTGGGTGTCACCTCCTCGCGCCTGCGTTGCCGAATCCACAGGACCAACACGAACAGCGCAAGCGCGATCCCGATCACGAGTTCGATCCACGCGACGAGATGCCCGGTCGCTCTCGCGCGTGGCCCCGGCGGCAACAGCGTTGCGGCGAGGACCATGACGATCGCGAGCGCCGCGACGTACCCGACCGCGTACGCGGCCGACTTCGCTGCTCCGCGCTCGGTCGCTGCGAGCAGAAATGCGGGTAGAACAGACCACGGCCACACCATGACCACGAGACCTACGAGTGCGAGCGTCAGCGCATGGCCGGTCATCCTTCGGGACAGTACCCGCGAGCTCGTGCAGTAGAAAGAACGCATGAGTATTACCGGCGATCCCTATCTGTGGCTCGAAGAGGTCACCGACGACACGGCCCTCGACTGGGTCCGCAGTCGAAACGTCTCCACCACGGCGGCCCTCGCCGGGGACGAATTCGACGCCCTCGAATCGCGCATCCTTCAGGTCCTCGACACGGACGCTCGAATTCCGTACGCGCGGCGCCGAGGTGAATACCTCTACAACTTCTGGCGCGACGCCACCCATGTGCGTGGGCTGTGGCGCCGGACGACGATGGACGAATACCGCAAGGCGTCACCGGAATGGGACGTACTGCTCGATCTCGACGCCGTCGCCGAAGCCGAGGGCGAGAACTGGGTGTGGAGCGGTGCACAGGTACTACGCCCCGACCAGAACATCGCCTTGGTGACCATGTCCCGTGGTGGAGCCGATGCCACCGTCGTACGCGAGTTCGATCTCCGGACAAGGTCATTCCGAGGCCCACTCGAAGGCGGCTTCCATGTCGACGAGGCCAAGACCGACATCGGATACATCGATGCCGAGTCCGTCTACATCGGAACCGATTTCGGTGAGGACTCACTGACCGAATCCGGCTACCCGCGGATTGTGAAACGGTGGTTGCGTGGCACACCGCTCGCCGAAGCGACCGTGGTGTACGAGGGCGAAGCGAGCGACATCTCGATCTCGGCGTGGCACGACAGAACTCCCGGCTTCGAACGCGACTTCGTCCAACGAGCAACCGACTTCTACAACGCAGAGTTCTACCTGCTCGACGACGACGTGCTCACACTCGTCGAGACGCCCACCGACGCAACGACCTCGGTCCACAAGCAGTGGCTACTGGTCCGCACGATGACCGAGTGGACGATCGGCGACGTGACATATCCGTCCGGCGCGCTGCTCGCCACGAATTTCGACGCATTCCTGGCAGGCGAGCGAGATATGGCGGTGCTGTTCACCCCGGATGCCCACCGCTCGCTACATCAGTACGCCTGGACCGAGAACCACCTCATCGTCGTCACCCTCGTCGACGTGAAGACCGAGATGCGCGTCCTCACCCCGGTTGCGGACGGCTGGAACGACGAAGCTCTCACGGGGCTTCCGGACTTGACCTCCACCGAGATCGTCGGAACCGACCCGGAGGAGAACGGCGATGAGTTCTTTCTGTCGTCGAGTGGATACCTGACCCCCGCGACGCTGCTGTTCGGCACGGTCGGCGGCGACCTCGAGATCGTGAAGCAGGCACCGTCGTTCTTCGACGCCCATGGCATGTCCGTTGCCCAGCACTTCGCCGTGTCCGAAGACGGCACCGAGGTCCCCTACTTCGTCGTGCGCAGGCAGGACGCCGACCCGGGCCCGACGTTGCTGTACGGCTACGGCGGATTCGAAATCTCGATGACGCCGTCGTACAGCGGTTCGATCGGGCTTGCATGGCTGGAACGCGGCGGGACCTACGTCGTGGCGAACATTCGCGGCGGCGGTGAGTACGGGCCGGACTGGCACACTCAGGTTCTGCGCGCCGGACGGCATTTGGTGCACGAGGACTTCGCTGCCGTCGCGCGTGACCTCGTCGACCGCGGGATCACGACGCCTGAGCAGTTGGGTGCGCAAGGCGGCAGCAACGGCGGTCTGCTGATGGGCATCATGGTGACCAAGTACCCCGAACTGTTCGGGGCACTCGTCTGCCAGGTGCCGCTGCTGGACATGAAGCGCTATCACCTGCTGCTGGCCGGGGCGTCGTGGGTCGCGGAGTACGGCGACCCGGACGACCCCGAGGAGTGGAAGTTCATCTCCGAGTACTCGCCGTATCAGAACGTCGTCCCGGCGAGCGAGCGAGCGTACCCACCGATTCTCATCGCTACTTCCACTCGTGACGACCGAGTGCACCCCGGTCACGCCCGCAAGATGGCGGCCCGGCTCGAAGAAGTCGGCCAGGACGTCAGCTACTTCGAGAACATCGAAGGTGGGCACGGCGGCGCCGCCGACAACGCTCAGTTGGCGTTCAAGACGGCGCTGGCCTACCAGTTCCTCTGGAAGTCGTTGACCCACCCAGGGGTCACCGAGCGAACCACGCCTCGATCTCGTCCACAACCGTCGACGACTGCCTGATCCACTCATTGTGACCACGCGGCGACTCCAGGTGTCGCCTTGTGATGTCCGCCCTCGGGAACTTGGCCAACAGGTTGGTCATCGAGCTGCGTGGAGCGAGGTCGTCGCCGGCGAGCGTGACAGCGAGGATCGGCAAGGTCAGCCGTGCGATGCGTTCCTCGTAGTCGATGTCCGCACCTGCCGGTTCGATCTTGCCCGAGCGGGCGAAACGGGACCAGTCGTCGATCAGCACTTTGGATTGGCGCCCGAAACCGCCGATGTCGATGCGGTCACCGGGCCAGAAGCCCGCAACACTACTGGTCAACGACATAGCGGCAGCGCCGACGAACAGCGACGCGCCGCGCGCGATACCGAAACCGCGATGGTACGGCGAGCCGGAGGCGACCAGGATCAGACCGCCGAGGCGACCACGGATACGGGCGGCATAGAGCGATGCGAGCTGACCGCCCATGCTGTGGCCGAGAGCGTACGGGGTGGCGTCGGGGAACCGCTCCCGGACCACCTCGAAAATGGCGGGAAAGTCGACCGAAACCAGTTCCTGATACCCGTACTTGCTCGCCCCGCTCGGCTTGGGCCGGCTGTCACCCTGCCCCCGGAGGTCGGCCGTGGCCACGTGGAATCCGCGCGCGGTCAGCGCCTGGGCGAACAGAACGTAGTAGCCGCCGGGAATGCCGAGACCAGGGAGAACGACGATCACCGGCAGATCGGAACGTGGCTCTGAGGATTCGAACAGATTCACCGGGACGGTCGAGCCGTCGGGCATCTGGATCGGCACGGTCTGCACTCGGTAAAGACTTGCACACGACGAACGCCGACCGAAACCCCGGTAGCGGTCTCGATCGGCGTTCGTGGAAGAGGTCGTTCGAGCTACACGCTCAGAAAAGGGAAGCCGATGCGCTCGTCTCGCTCGAACCCGACTCGGAGCTGCCCGACAGCAGCGAAAGGAGGCTGAGGAGGTCTGAGAGTTCGATCTTGTTCGAGGGCTTGATGGACATCTGTGAAACTCCTTCGATTCGAGGTGAGATACCTGGTCAGCGAATATCTTTCGAATACTCCCGCTGCCCGATGTATTACTACCAACCCCACAGCGAATTGGTTACGAATCGACAATAAAAGTCCATATGCATGTATTTCGCCGGTAAACAGGAAACCTGTTTCAGATGGCAACTTTCGACCACCGCGGCCCCCGACGCCGCGTATGGTCTAGCGAATCAGGCTGCGCTGCCCGAGAACAGCAGGTCGACGATCCGGCCGGAGATGACATCGATGACGCCGTCGTACACGCCGCTGATGATGTCGTTGATGAAGATTTCTGCAGAACCCATGAGCACTCCTCCTATTGGAAACGAGCCGATCGATCACGGCTCATGTACGTTTTTACCGCATTATTGGGCGCAGGCGGCGACGCCCCCGCTATTGCAGGTATTAGCCCTGGTTAAAGCGGCATGTCATTTTCTTGCCAATACTCGCAAGGAATGCGCGAATCACTCGCCGATCACGTCACGGGCGCGCCCGACGAGCAACGGGTCGGTTTCTCCGACAATTTCCAAGTCCTTGTTCGCGTAGTCGTATTTGTTGAGAATGAACCGCATCGCGTTGATTCGGGCGCGCTTCTTGTCGTTGCTCTTGACGATCGTCCACGGAGCGACGTCGGTGTCGGTAGCTCGAAAGCTCTCCTCCTTCGCCGCCGTGTACGCGTCCCACTTGTCGAGAGAAGCCAGGTCCATCGGCGAGAGCTTCCATTGCCGAACCGGATCGACCTGGCGGATCGCAAACCTCGTCCGCTGCTCGAGCTGAGACACCGAGAACCAGAACTTGGTGAGACTCACACCGTCGTCGACGAGCATCTGCTCGAACAGAGGTGCCTGACGGACGAACCGCGCATGCTGGTCCTCGTCACAGAACCCCATGACACGCTCCACGCCTGCACGGTTGTACCAGGAGCGGTCGAACATCACGATCTCGCCGGCAGCGGGCAGGTGCTGGATGTAGCGCTGGAAATACCACTCCGTGGACTCGCGAGCCGATGGCTTCTCCAGGGCGACGACGCGTGCTCCGCGCGGGTTCATGTGCTCCATGAAGCGCTTGATCGTTCCACCCTTGCCCGCAGCGTCGCGCCCTTCGAACACCATCACGTGGCGTCGGCCGGTGTCCTTGATCCACATCTGGAGTTTGAGCAGCTCGATCTGCAGCAGCCGCTTCTCCATGTCGTACTCCGCGCGCGTCATCCGCTCCTCGTAGGGATAGTCCTCACGCCACGTGTCGACGACTCGTCCGTCGGGAACGGTCAGCAGGATGGGATCGTCGTCGTCGTTGTCGTCGACGGTGAATCCGGAGGTGTCCGCAAGGTCGACGGCAGTGGCGATATCACCGATCGAGCTGAAATCTAGAGTCATGGTGCAAAAAGCTAGCCGTGAGCGGGAACGAAACGGTGACGGTTCGGTGAACGCCAGACGCTCGAACACTCGCGGTACCTCGACAACCTCAGGGTCGAAGATAGGGGATCTTCCTGATGTGCCGGACCCCGTGCGACGCGCAGAATTCTTCCCATGACATACACGAACCCTCCCAAAGAATTCGTACGCTCCGACAAGCAGAAGATGATCGCCGGTGTCTGCGGCGGCGTCGGCGAGTACTTCGGGATCGACCCGAACCTCGTCCGAGTACTCGCCGTCATCGGCGCCTTCATCTCGGGCGGCACGCTGGCACTCGTCTACCTCGCCGCATGGATGCTGATGCCCCAGCGTTGAACCTGTCGATCGGGCACGCTGGTAGTCGGCGTCAGCGCACCAACCAACCGCACGGCGACGCAAGTTCGTCGGACTCCTTCGGCCCCATCGACCCGCCCGCGTACTGCTTGATCGCGGGCGGGTTGTCGAGCAGCCGTGCCGCAACCTCCCACACGTGCGCCAGCCCGTCCGGTCTGGTGAACAAAGAACGATCTCCGTTGAGCACATCGAGAATCAACCGCGAATACGGCGACAGCGGTTCGGCGTCCGGAACCTCCGGCAGCGGCAAGGAAAGATGCCCGACCGACAGATCGAAATTCGGTCCCGGCTCCTTCACCGTCATCGCCATGTCGATGGCACCGTTTCCGGACAGATCGAACGACAGCACTGCACCGTCGTGTGGAAGATCGGTCAGCGGACTGTTCGCAGGCTTGGTGAACACGAGCGACACTCGTTGTGCGCTGACTCCCAACATCTTTCCGGTCCGCAGCAAGAACGGCACCCCGCGCCAACGATCGGTGTCGACCCACAACTTCGCGGCGACGAAGGTGTCGACCGTCGAATCGTCGGCGACGCCCTCGACGTCCCGGTATCCGTCGTACTGTCCGAGGACCACCTCGGACACCTCGATCGGCCGGAAGCACCCGATGACCGACTCCCGCGCAGACTGGAGGTCCTCGGCCCGCAACGACGCCGGGGGCTCCATCGCGATCTCCGCAGCGACCTGAAATAGGTGCGTGACGAGCATGTCCAGCACAGCGCCGGTGCTGTCGTAGAACTCTGCTCGATCGTCGATGTTCAAGGTTTCCGGCACGTCGATCTGCACCTGCGCGACGTGGTCGGAATTCCAGATTCCGTCGATCATCCCGTTGGCGAACCGCAGGACATGCAGATTCTGCGTGGCCTCCTTACCCAGGAAGTGGTCGATCCGGTAGATCTGTTTCTCGTCCAGTACCGCGTGCACAGCCTTGTCCAGCTGCTCGAATGCCTCCTGCGACGTGCCGAACGGCTTCTCGTAGACCACCCGCGCGCCCTGTGCCAGGCCATGCGCGCCGAGTGCCGCGGTGTAGTCCTCGAACGCACTCGGCGGCAGCGCGATGTAGTGCACGAGCTGCGCGTCGTCACCGACGTCCGTGCGCCCGGCCTCCACCACCTCGGGGAGCTGACCCGGATCGTCGACGGTGAATCCGTTGCCAGCGAATCTGACGCGCTGGGAGAACTCGTCCCAATCCGCGCGATCGAGGTCGGAACCGAACTCCTTCAGCGCATCGTGGACGTGATCGCGGAACTCCTCGTCCGGGGTGTCGTGGCGACCGTTTCCGATGAGCAACCACTTATCGGGCAGCAGGCCCTCGACGTGGAGTTGGTAGAACGACGGCAGGACCATCCGCTTGGCTAGGTCACCGGTCGCGCCGAACAGGACGAAGATCGTGGGTTGCAAAGACGCCATGGAAACCATCATGCACCGACCGGGGCGCCTCTGTGGCTACAGTCGGTGTGATGGGAAGGTCACGGTTTCACGGCGAGATATTCGGGATAGGCACCGACTCGGGTGTGCGCATAGTGATCGGACACTGGACCAACTCACCGCTCGGCGAGTTCACCGATGTGATGGTGCAGTTCACCGATGGCCATCGGCTCTTGCTCGCACCCAACGAGAACGTGCGTGAATTCGTTACCGCAACATACACGTTCGACGAGGTCTACCTCACTCCGGTGGAGTTCAGCCAGCGCGGAAACAGCGTCGAACTCGCTGCCGACGATCTTCGCGTCTCGGTGACGACAGGGCAGCCGACCGCACTCGGCCGACTGCTTCATCTGGTCCCGAACGCGGTGTCTACGGCACCGTGGTTCTGCCGCATCTCCGACCCGATAGCCCGCGTCGTCCTGCGCGGTGTGCGCACCCGTGGCAGCGCGGGGAACGGCAGACGCGAGTACTACGGTGCCCGTCACCAGCACAGGATCACCGCCGCCGAGGCATCGTGGCGCGGCGAAGACCTCGGACACCTGACGCCCGTCACTCCCCCAGTGACATTCGGATTCGGCAGCACACCCGCAGCTCCCTCGGTCACCTCGATCACGACGACGGTCGACTCCCGTTAGTCGAGTTCTGCCCCAGCGTCGGACAGTTCGTTCAAGGCAGCGTTCGATGTCTCAGACGCCACCCCTGCGATGAAGCCGGTGAGGATTCGCACCTTCAGCCCAGCGGCGATCGCATCGAGCGCCGATGCCCGGACGCAGTAGTCGGTGGCTATCCCGGCGATGTCGATGTCGGTCACCTCGTTGCTCGCCAGTACCTCACGAAGGGGCACTCCGTCGTCCGTCGAACCTTCGAACGCCGAATACGACGGCTTTCCCTGCCCTTTGAACACATGTACGTCCACCGATCCGAGGGCCAGGTCCGGGTGGTATTCGGCACCCTCGGTGCCCGCAACACAGTGGACGGGCCAGGTAGTGGTGAAGTTCGCCGGCTCGTCGGTTGCGAAATGGCCACCGTTGTCGCTGTCGGCATCATGCCAATCCCGGGACGCGACGATGACGTCGTATGCGTCGCCTTCGCTCGCGAGAAGCCCGCTTATTCGCCGCGCGACCTCGGCGCCGCCCACGACACCGAGCGCACCGCCCTCGGTGAAATCGTTCTGTACATCGACTAGTAGGAGAGCACGTGTCATGACCCCAGTATCCTCGTCACTGTGAATGCTGCGGTTACCGAGTTGGTCTGCTACCCGGTCAAGGGTTGTGCGGGCCTCTCGCTTCGGTCCGCGCGCATGACGTTCCGCGGTATCGAGCACGACCGTGAATTCATGATCGTCGACGAGGATCTGTCCTTCCGCAGCCAGCGACGCGATCCGGTGTTGGCTCTGATTCGCCCCACGATCGACGTCGACGGATTGACGCTCCACTACCCGGACGCCGGTTCGGTGACCTGCCCGATCGACAAGGCTTCCTCGTCGTGCGACGTCACGATGTTCGGCCGCCCGTTCCGCGGCATCGATCAAGGCGATGACGTTGCGTCGTTCCTGAGCGAGGTGATCGGCGAGAAGTCACGTCTCGTCGCAGTACCCGAGGACTTCCATCGGGTCACGGATGGAATAGCGCCCGGGACAGCCGGATTCGCGGACAGTTCGGCCGTACACATACTGTCGAAGTCCACCTTGGACGGGCTCAATTCACGGCTGGACACCGCGTTGCCGATGAACCGCTTCCGCCCCAACATCGTCGTCGACGGCTGGGATTCGCCGCACACCGAAGACTTGGTCCGCAGCGTCGCGATCGGCGATACCGAGCTCACCTACACCAAACTTGCGATCCGATGCCCCGTCACCACTGTCGATCAGAGCCTCGGCCGCCGTGACGGGCGCGAACCGCTGGCGACACTGGCGACGTATCGCACGGCACGACAGAAGGGCGTGGCGTTCGGATCGAAGTTCACCGTCATCCGTGGCGGGACGGTGACCGTGGGTGACGACATCACCGTCGCGAGCTGGGGCGATACGGAACTGTAGCGGCAGCCTACGATCTCCCCGACGCGATCTGCACGGCGAGCA is part of the Rhodococcus sovatensis genome and encodes:
- a CDS encoding prolyl oligopeptidase family serine peptidase, with amino-acid sequence MSITGDPYLWLEEVTDDTALDWVRSRNVSTTAALAGDEFDALESRILQVLDTDARIPYARRRGEYLYNFWRDATHVRGLWRRTTMDEYRKASPEWDVLLDLDAVAEAEGENWVWSGAQVLRPDQNIALVTMSRGGADATVVREFDLRTRSFRGPLEGGFHVDEAKTDIGYIDAESVYIGTDFGEDSLTESGYPRIVKRWLRGTPLAEATVVYEGEASDISISAWHDRTPGFERDFVQRATDFYNAEFYLLDDDVLTLVETPTDATTSVHKQWLLVRTMTEWTIGDVTYPSGALLATNFDAFLAGERDMAVLFTPDAHRSLHQYAWTENHLIVVTLVDVKTEMRVLTPVADGWNDEALTGLPDLTSTEIVGTDPEENGDEFFLSSSGYLTPATLLFGTVGGDLEIVKQAPSFFDAHGMSVAQHFAVSEDGTEVPYFVVRRQDADPGPTLLYGYGGFEISMTPSYSGSIGLAWLERGGTYVVANIRGGGEYGPDWHTQVLRAGRHLVHEDFAAVARDLVDRGITTPEQLGAQGGSNGGLLMGIMVTKYPELFGALVCQVPLLDMKRYHLLLAGASWVAEYGDPDDPEEWKFISEYSPYQNVVPASERAYPPILIATSTRDDRVHPGHARKMAARLEEVGQDVSYFENIEGGHGGAADNAQLAFKTALAYQFLWKSLTHPGVTERTTPRSRPQPSTTA
- a CDS encoding alpha/beta fold hydrolase, whose translation is MQTVPIQMPDGSTVPVNLFESSEPRSDLPVIVVLPGLGIPGGYYVLFAQALTARGFHVATADLRGQGDSRPKPSGASKYGYQELVSVDFPAIFEVVRERFPDATPYALGHSMGGQLASLYAARIRGRLGGLILVASGSPYHRGFGIARGASLFVGAAAMSLTSSVAGFWPGDRIDIGGFGRQSKVLIDDWSRFARSGKIEPAGADIDYEERIARLTLPILAVTLAGDDLAPRSSMTNLLAKFPRADITRRHLESPRGHNEWIRQSSTVVDEIEAWFAR
- a CDS encoding PspC domain-containing protein, which encodes MTYTNPPKEFVRSDKQKMIAGVCGGVGEYFGIDPNLVRVLAVIGAFISGGTLALVYLAAWMLMPQR
- a CDS encoding glucose-6-phosphate dehydrogenase, with translation MVSMASLQPTIFVLFGATGDLAKRMVLPSFYQLHVEGLLPDKWLLIGNGRHDTPDEEFRDHVHDALKEFGSDLDRADWDEFSQRVRFAGNGFTVDDPGQLPEVVEAGRTDVGDDAQLVHYIALPPSAFEDYTAALGAHGLAQGARVVYEKPFGTSQEAFEQLDKAVHAVLDEKQIYRIDHFLGKEATQNLHVLRFANGMIDGIWNSDHVAQVQIDVPETLNIDDRAEFYDSTGAVLDMLVTHLFQVAAEIAMEPPASLRAEDLQSARESVIGCFRPIEVSEVVLGQYDGYRDVEGVADDSTVDTFVAAKLWVDTDRWRGVPFLLRTGKMLGVSAQRVSLVFTKPANSPLTDLPHDGAVLSFDLSGNGAIDMAMTVKEPGPNFDLSVGHLSLPLPEVPDAEPLSPYSRLILDVLNGDRSLFTRPDGLAHVWEVAARLLDNPPAIKQYAGGSMGPKESDELASPCGWLVR
- a CDS encoding isochorismatase family protein, whose protein sequence is MTRALLLVDVQNDFTEGGALGVVGGAEVARRISGLLASEGDAYDVIVASRDWHDADSDNGGHFATDEPANFTTTWPVHCVAGTEGAEYHPDLALGSVDVHVFKGQGKPSYSAFEGSTDDGVPLREVLASNEVTDIDIAGIATDYCVRASALDAIAAGLKVRILTGFIAGVASETSNAALNELSDAGAELD
- a CDS encoding MOSC domain-containing protein — protein: MNAAVTELVCYPVKGCAGLSLRSARMTFRGIEHDREFMIVDEDLSFRSQRRDPVLALIRPTIDVDGLTLHYPDAGSVTCPIDKASSSCDVTMFGRPFRGIDQGDDVASFLSEVIGEKSRLVAVPEDFHRVTDGIAPGTAGFADSSAVHILSKSTLDGLNSRLDTALPMNRFRPNIVVDGWDSPHTEDLVRSVAIGDTELTYTKLAIRCPVTTVDQSLGRRDGREPLATLATYRTARQKGVAFGSKFTVIRGGTVTVGDDITVASWGDTEL
- a CDS encoding GAP family protein, giving the protein MTGHALTLALVGLVVMVWPWSVLPAFLLAATERGAAKSAAYAVGYVAALAIVMVLAATLLPPGPRARATGHLVAWIELVIGIALALFVLVLWIRQRRREEVTPKWLRGLDRIGIVAAFVLGLWVPNYMLVTVAVAELTLLGLHGVEAVLVAVVWVGVATLGVVTPLLVLARSGARAAAVQQAWRTWLVEHSSAIIYVVLGLVSVVLVVKGGSAI
- a CDS encoding dipeptidase: MNLWEQHSCLPLVETADVAELARYPLGSYVSVNVGYSPHSKSDSTALCEDFRRKALADSRFRMVEQVEPGEQGMTTLAFDLEDSRPIEGDLDNVRHFYDLGVRSMLPTYNYANAAGSGCLDVDDTGLTSYGRDLVQEMNRTGMLVDGSHCSIRTGLDIASTTERPMIYSHSNFAALWRHPRNITDEQAIECARTGGVVGINGVGIFLGANGPDEGLRRVQAMADHIEYGVELLGIDHIGIGSDYSFDAEDFNTELAANPEAFSEEYTRYGPLQWVPPEDVVTLPAVLRERGFDETAVSAVYGGNFRRVAAGYQ
- the ppk2 gene encoding polyphosphate kinase 2; protein product: MTLDFSSIGDIATAVDLADTSGFTVDDNDDDDPILLTVPDGRVVDTWREDYPYEERMTRAEYDMEKRLLQIELLKLQMWIKDTGRRHVMVFEGRDAAGKGGTIKRFMEHMNPRGARVVALEKPSARESTEWYFQRYIQHLPAAGEIVMFDRSWYNRAGVERVMGFCDEDQHARFVRQAPLFEQMLVDDGVSLTKFWFSVSQLEQRTRFAIRQVDPVRQWKLSPMDLASLDKWDAYTAAKEESFRATDTDVAPWTIVKSNDKKRARINAMRFILNKYDYANKDLEIVGETDPLLVGRARDVIGE